The Caldilineales bacterium DNA segment TCGCCGGCCACGAGCTGGCCTTCGCCCTCCACCACCACCAGCGTCAGGTCCACGCCCGGCTGGTGTACGGGGATGAACTGGCCTGGCTCGAAACAGACCAGGATCACTTTGACCCGTTCGTTTTCGGCCAGCACCCGCGCGTTGAAGCGCTCCGGCCGGAAAGCCACCGCTTCCTGGTAAGAATGAAGTAGTTGAGCCATGGTGCTCTCACCTCAACAGATGAACGCCGCGCCGTTCAGCCCATTGGGCTGCCAGCGCGGCCAGCTTGCTCTGCTCCAGCACCTGCAGCGCCATCGGGAAGAGCACCTGCTCCTCTTTGGCGAAGTGGCTGCGGGCGACCTGCACGGCCTGCTGCAACAGGCGTTGCGCCTGATCCAGTTCCTGGGCCGCGGGAACCTGGCCGAGAAGCCCTTCGATCTGGTCGTGTTCCATGCGCATGACGGCCAGCGGCCCCATGGGCCCCAGGTATGGGTCCAGGGTCGAAAAGAGCAGCTCATCTTCCAGGTGGGCGTGACTGGCCAGGGTGGCGGTCAGGCCGGCGGCCAGGCTATGGACGACGGCCAGCGTCTCGGCGGCGGGCGTCGCCTGCTGCAAGTAATCGAACTGAGCATACAAGAGGGCGTGCTCGCCCAACAGGGCATCGGTGATCTTCACAGGTTGTCCTCGGGGGGTTGGAGCGTTTGCTGCAACTCGCCCACAAAAACGGGCAGATGGATGCCATAAACGGCGGTAACGTCGGCCAGAGTCTCGAAGGGCGACATAGTGCAGCCCACGCACGCCATCTGGCGGCGCAAGAACACGGGGATGGCCTGAGGCCAGCGCGCCAGCAAGTCGGCCACGGTCAATTCAGTCAGAGAAGGGTTCGTCATCGTGGTCTCCATTTCTCTGCCAGTATAGCCGGCGCGGCGGCTTCCTTCT contains these protein-coding regions:
- a CDS encoding DUF1858 domain-containing protein — protein: MTNPSLTELTVADLLARWPQAIPVFLRRQMACVGCTMSPFETLADVTAVYGIHLPVFVGELQQTLQPPEDNL
- a CDS encoding cupin domain-containing protein, with the protein product MAQLLHSYQEAVAFRPERFNARVLAENERVKVILVCFEPGQFIPVHQPGVDLTLVVVEGEGQLVAGEHETRVGPGATAFVAAGEARGIRAETRLVLLHVVTPPPTDADHTQVMAGLQRGAWR
- a CDS encoding hemerythrin domain-containing protein: MKITDALLGEHALLYAQFDYLQQATPAAETLAVVHSLAAGLTATLASHAHLEDELLFSTLDPYLGPMGPLAVMRMEHDQIEGLLGQVPAAQELDQAQRLLQQAVQVARSHFAKEEQVLFPMALQVLEQSKLAALAAQWAERRGVHLLR